A genome region from Passer domesticus isolate bPasDom1 chromosome 27, bPasDom1.hap1, whole genome shotgun sequence includes the following:
- the CDC6 gene encoding cell division control protein 6 homolog → MGVRALGAWGTEWTWGQTTSPSMPRAPRSAPSAPPRLRSLIGRSVAVLPPAAAIGGGGSGAANGAKGAGPARPGGGKCGAGADLAREAPAMASSKRQPTIGFPRTRSARLLAAPSAKSDPGCRAPRPSPRSEASGPPGSGQASPDTRSDRTAAQPLSPKAQPLSPRKRLGDDNLCNVPHALPCSPAKRSKENRGRRLLFGDPSASPEQPKGSGPSPRSGGPETPRSSGLSGQQARSRLFRQEGTCYQQAKQVLHAAVPERLQGREQETGVLRQFLLEHVLGRRPGSLYMSGAPGTGKTACLSRVLLDCKDKLAGSRTVVLNCMALGSPHSVFPALAQQLGLPVATGRERVRSLEKHLTARGPMVLLVLDELDQLESKGQDVLYTLFEWPQLPSSRLVLVGLANALDLTDRSLARLGAQLAGRPQLLHFPPYTKEQLTLILQERLGQVAGDPVLDSAALQFCARKVSAVSGDARKALDVCRRAVEVVELEVRSQTLLKPLPGGDSPVSPVPKRVGLLHISRVLSEVFGDRLAGGSRGSQDTFPLQQKVLLCSLLLLARHSRAREVTLGKLHDTYSQVCRRQQLPAVDQAECLSLVTLLESRGVLELKRAKEARLAKVSLTLEEAVLEHRLQDTALVGSILARGLH, encoded by the exons ATGGGGGTGCGGGCCCTGGGAGCATGGGGGACAGAGTGGACATGGGGGCAGACTACATCTCCCAGCATGCCCCGCGCCCCGCGCTCGGCACCTTCCGCCCCGCCTCGGCTGCGCTCGCTGATTGGCCGCTCCGTTGCGGTCCTTCCTCCGGCCGCGGCGAttggcggcggcggcagcggggcaGCCAATGGGGCGAAGGGGGCGGGGCCAGCTCGGCCTGGTGGCGGGAAGTGCGGAGCCGGGGCTGATTTGGCGCGAGAAG cccccgcCATGGCCAGCAGCAAGAGGCAGCCCACCATCGGCTTCCCCCGCACCAGGAGCGCCCGACTCCTCGCTGCCCCCTCGGCCAAGAGCGACCCCGGCTGCCGTGCTCCGCGCCCCTCGCCGCGTTCCGAGGCCTCGGGACCCCCTGGCTCCGGCCAGGCCAGCCCGGACACACGCTCGGACCGGACCGCAGCGCAGCCCCTGAGCCCCAAAGcgcagcccctgagcccccgCAAACGCCTGG GTGATGACAACCTGTGCAACGTCCCCCATGCCTTACCTTGCTCCCCGGCCAAACGCAGCAAGGAGAACCGGGGCCGCCGCCTGCTCTTTGGGGACCCCTCGGCCTCCCCCGAGCAGCCCAAGGGCTCGGGGCCGTCCCCACGGAGCGGGGGGCCCGAGACCCCTCGGAGCTCGGGGCTCAGCGGGCAGCAGGCACGCAGCCGGCTCTTCAGGCAGGAAG GTACCTGTTACCAGCAGGCCAAGCAGGTGCTGCACGCGGCCGTGCCCGAgcggctgcagggcagggagcaggagacGGGGGTGCTccggcagttcctgctggaacACGTCCTGGGGCGCCGTCCCGGCAGCCTCTACATGTCCGGAGCCCCTGGCACTGGGAAAACAGCCTGTCTGAGCCGTGTTCTGCTCGACTGCAAG GACAagctggctggcagcaggacGGTGGTGCTGAACTGCATGGCACTGGGCAGCCCCCACAGCGtcttccctgccctggcacagcagctggggctgcccgtGGCCACTGGCCGGGAGCGTGTCCGGAGCCTGGAGAAGCATCTGACAGCCCGGGGGCCCATGGT CCTCCTGGTGCTGGATGAGCTGGACCAGCTGGAGAGCAAAGGCCAGGACGTGCTCTACACCCTCTTTGAGTGGCCCCAgctgcccagctccaggctcGTCCTCGTGG GCTTGGCCAATGCCCTGGACCTGACAGACAggagcctggccaggctgggagccCAGCTGGCTGGCAggccccagctgctgcacttcccacCCTACACCAAGGAGCAGCTCACCCTCATCCTGCAGGAGCGGctgggacag GTGGCAGGTGACCCCGTGCTGGACTCTGCTGCACTCCAGTTCTGTGCCCGCAAGGTCTCTGCAGTCTCCGGTGATgcccgcaaggccctggacgtCTGTAG GCGTGCTGTGGAGGTTGTGGAGCTGGAGGTGCGAAGCCAGACCCTGCTGAAGCCTCTGCCCGGGG GTGactccccggtgtcccccgtTCCCAAGCGCGTGGGACTCCTGCACATCTCCCGGGTGCTCTCGGAGGTGTTTGGGGACAGGCTGGcaggggggtcccggggctccCAGGACAccttccctctgcagcagaaggtgctgctctgctccctgctcctgctggcccgcCACTCACGCGCCCGTGAGGTGACCCTGGGCAAG ctccaCGACACCTACAGCCAGGTGTGCCGGCGCCAGCAGCTCCCCGCCGTCGACCAGGCCGAGTGTCTGTCCCTTGTCACCCTGCTGGAGTCCCGCGGTGTCCTGGAGCTCAAGAGGGCCAAGGAGGCGCGGCTGGCCAAG GTTTCCCTGACGCTGGAggaggcagtgctggagcacaggctgcaggacaCGGCGCTGGTGGGCAGCATCCTCGCCCGGGGGCTGCACTGA